A portion of the Aquila chrysaetos chrysaetos chromosome 4, bAquChr1.4, whole genome shotgun sequence genome contains these proteins:
- the PAG1 gene encoding phosphoprotein associated with glycosphingolipid-enriched microdomains 1, with product MGPGGGFLGSGLQVHVILWGSLAAMTTLLFLTFLIFLCSSCNREKKAKHQNGDHENLMNVPSDKEVFSHSITSSATEPPPSSDQNGALSNGEVLSEDSTTACIQPYEEVQTSVSDLLDQQDSLGKPVKCHQSRELPSIPPNTTMETIISARNAENDQSLGMEGPYEVLKDSSSQENIVEDCLYETVKEIKDVGAVASMEESCNSKSKASLTVSEGQNQIPECRIESAEYASVDRNKKSRQSANSESPLDNTPDVEDELPPPVPMKLLDENENVQEKEVEEVTEGASKPEKRLSSMSYKSREEDPSLTEDEISAMYSSVSKPGQPIKALDSPYTCIQEIASQRSPSICSGLYASVKDFENTLNTTTVPQSADRPNGELEPDYEAIQSVSQEEDRTLSVPNTNHTALSGENDYESIGDLQHHRDLTRL from the exons GGAAAAGAAGGCCAAACATCAGAATGGAGATCATGAAAACCTGATGAATGTG CCTTCCGACAAGGAAGTGTTCAGCCACTCGATCACAAGTTCGGCTACAGAGCCCCCTCCAAGCAGCGACCAGAACGGGGCACTCAGCAATGGCGAGG TACTCTCAGAGGACAGTACAACTGCCTGTATTCAGCCTTATGAAGAAGTACAGACATCTGTCTCTGATCTGCTAGATCAACAGGATAGTCTTGGAAAGCCTGTAAAATGTCACCAGAGCCGGGAACTACCCAGTATTCCCCCTAACACCACCATGGAAACCATCATCTCAGctagaaatgcagaaaatgatCAAAGTCTTGGAATGGAAGGGCCTTACGAGGTCTTGAAAGACAGCTCCTCTCAGGAGAACATAGTTGAAGACTGCTTGTATGAAACTGTGAAGGAAATTAAAGATGTTGGAGCAGTAGCCAGCATGGAAGAGAGCTGTAACAGCAAATCAAAGGCTTCACTGACCGTTTCTGAAGGTCAGAATCAGATTCCTGAGTGCAGAATTGAATCAGCAGAATATGCATCTGTTGACCGAAATAAAAAAAGTCGCCAGAGTGCTAATTCAGAAAGCCCTCTTGACAACACACCAGATGTAGAGGATGAGCTTCCCCCTCCAGTACCCATGAAGCTTCTTGATGAAAATGAGAATgtgcaagaaaaagaagtggaagaagTGACAGAAGGAGCAAGTAAACCAGAGAAG AGGCTTAGTTCGATGTCTTACAAGTCTCGGGAGGAAGATCCATCTCTTACAGAAGATGAG ATCTCAGCCATGTACTCATCGGTGAGTAAGCCGGGACAGCCCATCAAGGCACTGGATTCTCCTTACACCTGTATTCAAGAAATTGCATCTCAGAGGTCCCCGTCTATTTGCAGTGGCCTCTATGCAAGTGTGAAGGACTTTGAAAACACCCTAAATACTACCACTGTGCCTCAGTCAGCGGACAGACCAAACGGGGAGCTGGAGCCTGACTATGAAGCTATCCAGTCAGTGAGCCAAGAAGAAGACAGGACCTTGTCTGTGCCTAACACAAACCACACTGCTCTTTCAGGAGAGAATGACTATGAGAGCATAGGGGACTTGCAGCACCACAGAGATCTCACCAGACTTTAA